DNA from Alnus glutinosa chromosome 2, dhAlnGlut1.1, whole genome shotgun sequence:
tatgcctataaataggctcataccccaggtataaactaagactcaattttatcatagagcattattttctcacagaagctaacttaggcatcggagcgggatccccagaagggtccctaggttttgttgttttgcagagttattgagaagcgtgaagaacatcaaaagaacgtgcagattcacaccataccggaaactgtatcaacataGGGGGTGGCCGCTCAAGCCACCCCACgattgggggtggctgcgctaGCCACCCCTTCACTAGGGTGTAACTGCACAAGTTTGCCCCCTTCATTAAGGGGTGGCCACGCAAGCCACCCCACTACTGCACTGTCCACCTCTTTTGGTACTTGCTATGtttttaaaagttttgaaattatctctttcttttttattttttttttatttaccacGACCACCCAAACTAGATAAGAGGTGGCCACAAAGGCACCCAACGGTTCAAAAGGTGTTTGGccatctctttctttttatatatattgtcttttatacttttttaaaaatatttcagCTTAAGTACCTAAAAAATAAGCATGTTCaatgtttgtttatttgaaaatacaaaacatttttcacGATGTTTACTAAACAAGTTTCTTCGAGCTCCacaaaatgtttttcaaatGTAGACCTTACCAAAAACACATTTCAACTTTTTATTAAGtcaaaaactattttcaaatcaaaacacaaacacCTTTCAAAACTCTTAACAAACATACCTGCTTTTTAACATTTGGCATGTAATTAACGGAGCAAAACTGCTTACGTGGTTTTAAGATGTTTAATGCTAGCCGATCATTTTGGACAAAATGAGTGAAATGAAAaccgcccaaaaaaaaaaaaaaaaaaaaaaaaagaataagaaaaaaaagaaagaaagaaaaagaaaaagagagagagaaagaaaaagtcagttaaaatgcaatttaaaaaaactcaATGAATAAATTGAAATCGTGAAAAAACCAGGGAAGTAATTTTAAAGATTAGCGGGGTTGACAAAAGCtaagtaattattattattattattattattattattttgatgaatcaagcaaagtaatttttttccttgattGAAGCACTAGAGAGTTCTCACGTCGTTTTCAAGAAATAGCTCAATCGGTtagagaccacgcctcataaagtggaggtcactaattcgaattcccttttccttcttgtgtggacagatttaaaaattagaaaaaaaaaaaaaagaaaaaaaaaaaagttagtttTCCACGCCAGTTTTAGAATAGTGAACCCTAATCCGTCTACTTTATTACTGGAAACCCTTATGGGCCTGGATTTCGGCTCATACGCAGGTCCAAAGTGGGCATATTTTTGGACTTATTTCATCCCTTTTTGACGGCCCAAATGCTTACTTCTGAGACTCCCATTTTCAGTCCATGCCTTCTAATTTTTCATGAGGGTTTTGTATGGACTTTCTAAAGGCTGTCCATACTGTTTACAAccattaagaaaaaagaaaaaagaaaaaagggtagaaaacaaataataaagcTTCTAGATTAACCGGTTAATGCAGAAGCGCCGTGTGGTTTAACTTGCTATAGGCCAGAACGGCTGGGCATACCTAAGCAGACATTTGGAAAATATTAGgagaaaaatgcattttttgcCAATGTGAATTTGAGGTTTTGACAAACAACTCATTGGATTTTAAAGAGTAATTAATCACTCTAGAGCAAGCAAAAACAACAAATTGGTCTCTACCGTATAGAAACGTTGACGGAATTCATTAATGTGTCGTATCAACACTAATTATAGTATTgcttacaattaaaaaaataaaaaataaaaaattattgtaacATGCGGTGCTCATGTGACACACTAACCGAATTTGTCTACCTTTCTAACAGTAgataccaattttattttatttttgcttatCCTAGACTCAGAGATTAATCAATCacttttaaaacacatcaaatcGCATGGaccaaaaaatacatttatccTAATATCTTGGAAGGATGGGCATGCTAGGGCATTGGTCTAGGTTCTAGTCCCCAACTTCATTATTCATAGATGCACAATAACCGAAATACGTATTCATAGAAATACAAATTGAGTATAGGGAATAGAATGAGTCAAACAATATatagatttattttctttcatctaACAGTTTGTATAAATATTTCCAGTTAACAATGAACCTTAAATATAATGATTCACATTTCGCCCTAAATAAAAATGCCTCGTAGCATGTAATCCACCCCGGAAGGCAGCAGCACCAATTCGTGTCTGAACCGACGATTCCAGGTGATCGAGGATACTCTCGGCTCTTTACGATCATATGGTGCTTTCCTACGCAAGGGAAAAGTGTCCGTCCAGTCGCACGAGAATTGCCTCTTTCATACAGTATTGCAGCCTAATGCCTTGATTGTCTTTCTACGCCACATTGCGGTCTCGGGATTAAATCTCAACTCCCACGTAGGCCAGTAGTGCAAATCCTGCTTCAATGTTAGTACCCGAGGCTTCCCATTCAGGTGGACTGTCCTCACACGAACGAACTCCCCGTGTTCTAATTCCTGAATTACGTTAAGAGGAGATCATCATAAATAAGCATATCACTTGGTACACATGCAAACACATAGTTTAGCATAAAATTAGATTCTCATCCAAAATCTGAAACCTCAAAGAaatcttcttattttatttctgttcTTCATGTTTGGCATTTAATAAACTACAAACATTGTACAGAGGCACATGAATGCTCACACGAGTGTGCCACGCGCACGCACACATGCATATATTGAAATAGAGCAGGGGAGGGAGCTGGCGGATATACCTTTGTCACATTAACAAAAGCCTCTAAATCAGGAGTCGGTTTTCCATTAATCTCAACTATCCACTGAAGTGCATACAGACCATACCTATGCACTGGACTGCCATGGCACCACCTGGTAAATTTGACAAAGTTATGATCCATTGTTAGTTGAAACTTTACAAGGGAAAGTACTAAAGTTTATTAAAGTGTAAAAGAGTAGGAGAGGCGATTAGCCAGGCTTGGCTCCGGTTCGGTCAACAGTGGAAGTTGGCGTTTTGTGATGTTTGACAGGCATTAGGCTGAACACTTAACTACTAAATTagcatttttaaaacttttgtgGGTGTCAAACATTTCTATACAACATCCAGAAACAAGCAGTTTGCAAACACTTGGTCGAGCTACTTCTTAGTGAGAATGCCAACAGAATAGCTATCgtgtattaaaattaaatatcctTCACATCACTGCCAACATTCTAAATGTTTGCTGTTATCTCCATATCAACAAAAGCATAAGATATTTGTAATGAGCAAATCTCATACCTCGCCACATACACACCATGACCTTCTTCAGGAAGAAATCCAAGAGCACGTACTGCTGGGTGAGGATCCTGAACAATACACCCGCACCAATTTATCACACGAGTTGTGCCAATCCCATCCCGAACATCTGTCCCCACAAGAATATCAATTTCACGTCCCTGGCAGACCACACAGATGAAATTATTAATAATGATTCATTCAATGCTCCTTATATAAGGACTCAGTGCACAATAATATGAAGCAGACAAGTATACCTACGCAATACCTTCTTCAAACCCTGCTCCTAActaaatgagaaaataaaaaatgggaatCTACATGGAACATATTATTTGCTTACCTGCCGAAAAATGGTCAAGTTAAGCTTTCCATCAGTGTTATCACATTTGTCTAATGCTTGGCAAGCAGTTTCTATGTCATGGAAACATGTAACTGGCTCTTTGTCGATTGCCAAGACCATGTCTCCTTGTTCCAGTAAAGTTTCAGCTTGGGATCCAGCCAAACAACCTTTCACTCGTAAAACCTGTCGTCTAATTGGATCTTTCTTGACAAGAGCCTACACGGAACATTCACCAATTACTAATTATAAAATAGGGATATTGGTATTACTATAATATTCATctaagaaagaaaggaaataagGACACCAAAGTAACATGATAAAAAATAACTTATCACAACAGGCGCACCATTCCAATATCTAAACCTGGCAACATCAACGATATTTAGCCATAACAATACATAAAGTGAAACACAAGTTAATACGCAAGATATGTTAAACTGGTCACATAAATGCACTTATAAGGCTTTGGCATTGATAGACCAAGAAAAAGCTATTCATTTTGCATCCTCAGATCTGTTTCCATTCTTTTATACATGTTCTTATGTTCTCTCATTCCAATTCTGCTAGGCCTCCACACAACACCGCAAAGTTGATTTTTTCAGTGTACCTTCAAGTAAAGCAGACAACTATatccaagagaaagaaaaaaaaaattcacaagcCCAAACAAGTAAAGAACCATTTTGTGACTTGTGATCGGAATAGAATACACTCGAGGATGATTCACTTCACCcattaaagaagaaaattatctAGACAACACACCCATTATCTATGACATCTAACCTAGAAATAGAAATTAACCAAACAATCATGCATAAGCTTCAATAGCTGCTAAAAAAATCCTCCGAGACTCCATTGACCATAGTATAACATGTCCATGTGCCTTCACTTTTCTGTTTTGAAGAGTGAATATAATTAGACTCCTAACTTTCAAGTTTTAATTACTCATTTACCAAAGATTAATTAAAACTATAATGATAATCAAACTATGACCAGTAAAATCAAGTTTGAAATTATTAGAGTCCACACTTCTTGCAGACCATGTTACTTATACTTAACAAAGAAACGTCATTTCTATTGAAACCTCCCAAAATTATTGAACGTTTTTAATATTCTATTACTAAATTCCGCAATATAGGATACTTCATCTACACCTATATGTTTTAGGAACCATAATATTAGAATCAATATCAGATTCTTCTTCACATTAAACTAGAATAAGCCATTATGGactcaaaataaaaagagaaacaaataaacaaaccatTTTCCTTATCACTTAAGTTTAAATCAAAGAGAAATGCATTCACATTGCatactaaaagaagaaaaaagaaatgataaactATTTGCTTAGGATGAATACGTACTTGCACCCAATCATCGCTCAGTCCAAAACTCCGGGCCTTTGAAAGCAATGTAGGATAAAGTTCAACCTCTAAAATTCTAACAAGTGGCATCGGCCTTCTGACACCATTTATGAGAAGAGGTGGCCCCTTTGCACCAGATATGATTTTGTCAAGCACTTGGCTGATTGTAGATATTGGGATTCCTCTGACAAATTGATGATCCTCAGACGTATTGCAGCCAAATTTCAGCTGAAATCAGTAATTTATGCATCAGAGTAATGCTATAATGAAGCACATCAGAAGAAGCAATTTTACAATGGAAACCTGAGTTGAAAAGCTTCCCCATATAGCTTGGACCCTTCCATGCTCATCAGTTAACGCCCCGGAAAATGTACTTCCAAAATCTGAGATACAGAGAAAGGTAAGACATCAGAAATGCAACAAAGTCAACATCTGGACAAATAATATCTACTTTAAAAACAGAGTGAACTTGCCAGTATCAAGCTCGATGACTTCCATGTTGGTTGCCCTATATCGTGGACAATCAGCTGAGCCAATATTCAATGCAGCACATGGATTGGTCACAATGGATTTTCTGGATGTCGCTTGCAGGCTTCTACTTAACCCCACGAGATACACCGAGTCGCCACGACGTAATGCAGGCTCTGTCTCAAAAGTATaagcatgaaaatccttcttgTATATGCATATCTTAGGTAAAACAACCGTCAATGGACTTAGAAATtagtaaaagtaaaattattaaTTGCACACATGGAAGAAGACCAGCTTTATGTTTGCTAAAACATGGGTAGTGATGCAAAAGTGTGACGCGGCAAAAATATTGACTTTTTTTGGAATATGGAATCTGACCAATTCACCATAAATTAAACAAATGGAAATTGAGGAAATAATGTGAAAAGTCAAGCCTACCAGGAAGTAGCTCAGCAGCCCGAACAACGGAGAAACCAGAATCTCCTAGAGCAGACGGGTCATATGCGACAAGAGCGTAATTGTGAACAGGGTGGAGAAAAACAACCTATAAAGAAACTGAAAAACTTAAGCAGAATAATAAACAATGTTTTTCAAGATTGACTGACATCTAAAAAATTTACCTCCCCAGGAATTTCAATTGGAAAAGCAGCAAAAGACAGCATCACATCGGATGAAGATATTGCAACTGTGTTCTTATCAACCGCCACAAGTCCCATGCTTTGAGAATGATAAATAATGACACCAGTCccaaaaaaatgttgtgaaTGGACGCCATCAAGCATACATGATGGTGGCACATGGACCTGCAAGTATAAAGACCATCTTATTAACAACATGTAAGCCCTAGAAAGAAACACTTCCCTAACAAGAAAGCAGTAAGCCATCCATGCCACCATGTTCTAcccattgaatatatatatatatataaaacaaaaaactaaaaccatggAAGAGTGACTCTAGAATCAAAATTACCAAATATAGTAGTAACAAAGATGGAAAAGGTGCTTCAAAACCaaaagacgagagagagagagagaaaaaaaggccTCCTGTCCCAATAGATTTCTATCTGATGTGATCCAAATAATGACACCCCACATTCCTGATATAACCAACTAAACAAGTGAACCTATGACTTTACCCACACCGCATTCTTGTGTGTGTTGGTTGTGGAGTGGGTGGGGGTTGGGGGGAGGCATCATTTGGCCCAAAGATCACAGACTCCCTGAATTGGAGGGGCCTCATCTGTGACATACCTAAATGCCAATATGTCTTGCACACAGTTATTAGATACCAAATTGGTGTTTGACATCACAGGAAAGTACAAGTTAGCGACTTTACTTTCAAACGGAATTATTAAGATTAATATTTTTAGGGATGATTTTAAACTTGCTTTACTTATGATAATGACATTTGTATAAAATATGTTCACACTTGCATGAAAAATGATCCTCTTCCTAGAAAATTCCGGATAATTAAACATAAAAGGGCCAAATTGAAACACtcataaaactaaaaaagtaacATTACTTCAATTCAAAGTCCAAGGATTAATTGATGGGAATCATGAGCAAGGTTGGAGGGTAAAGTGTACAAACCTTTAAAGCTTAACGTCATGAGAATAAAGCGAAAGGGGCACCAGAAACTAGATGGGTAAAAATCCACTAGGCGATTTGATGCGAAACCACAAATAACAAAACATAGAAAAGGATAAATCGGCTACTTCAAGGGAGCCTTGACCTCCAAAACACAGAAAACTGTATTCTAAAATGATAATCAACTCCATACTTTTCTTATTAATAGTTCCcctttaaatagagaaacaacATACTACCGATTACATAAGAGACCAATTGGGTCTTGACTTTTAAGACTATGACGACTCTAATAAGGAATAGATCTCTAAttgctctctcgaagtagccgatttatcattttctatacTTTGTTACTAGTGGGTTCGCATCACGATTCGACAAAATTAGGCAGTTGATTGAAGACAACAATGATTTTATAAGATAATTACCTCAAACATTACAAGAGTGGGCTCTATCACACGTTCAGAAAAAGAAGCATTAGCTGTGGTTGCTGTTGCACCTTGAAAATCTCTTAAGACAGCATTTTGCAGAGTGTTAGAATCCTCCAACTTAACTTCTCTGGTATCAAGCAAGGAACAATCAGCAACAATATTTGTGTTAGCAGACAATTCATCTTCCACTCTTCGTTTCTTTGTCCCAACAGAGTCATCCCGAGGTCGTGTTTCATCACAAGTATCTTCACAATTTGTTTCCATACTGGTAACACCATCAGTCAACTCCTGGTTGTTACTCTGATGTAAGTCTTCCATACCATTAGCCTCACCACTCACTGAAAACATCTGGACTGCCAGACTCCCAGCATCATTAATACAAGAGGATAGTAGAAGGGAGTCAGGTTGAAAAGCAGGCTTTGCCATCCAAAGACCAGTACTATCAACACGAGTGTATATTTGCGGAGGTGCATACCATTCATGCCGATCAATCGTGACAAGTACAGACTACAGTCACAAAAAAGTCAGAATAGTCAGTAGAAACTACAAGGGGAGGGTGGGCCAAAAAAGTTCCTAATTAAATTATAccaaagaggggggggggggggggggggggggagagaatAAATGTCATACCAACAACGAATACAAAGTACATAGCACAGAGCATACAACAGAAGACCCAAGGAAGGACAATTAGTTCCTCTCATGCTTACAAGTGCCATCGTATCAACCAAGACTTGTATGGATAAAAGAGTCGGTGCATCTATGTGCTAAAATCAATGGCAATGCATCTTTTCAACTATCCACTTTAATCATAGAAGGTTAACGACGCCACTAGGCCTCTACAGGTCCATTCACTTGGTTCATTTTAGACAAGTAAACCATCAAATCGAGACCAGAGCCACACTAGATGAAAGAACCGATAGGCCCCATAGGCCCATGAATATTGTCCTCTGTTAGTTGAACAATAGTAGTTGGAGTAAACCAAACAAGAAATCAGTACTAAGTATCAATTCACCGATGTGATAAAAGATCAATAAACTGTATTAACTAATCATCACATACCTTCCTCCGGTGACGATCCATGTAACTTATATACTCCAATGGCACTCGAGCACCCCTAGAGAGCTTGAATAGAATTGCAATTAGTTCCTCAAGACATGATATTTCTTCACCAgcaaattttttaatgatgGCATGGCGAGGAACTCCTGCTCTAAAGAGCATATATCTGCAATAGGTAAAATAATAGCTCCATTATATTAAAATGGCCTACAGTGTCAAAGTA
Protein-coding regions in this window:
- the LOC133859360 gene encoding protease Do-like 7, whose product is MGDQLERLGSDAMGLVEGASSAKDELCMEIDPPFRENVATAEDWRRALNKVVPAVVVLRTTACRAFDTESAGASYATGFVVDKRRGIILTNRHVVKPGPVVAEATFVNREEIPVHPIYRDPVHDFGFFRYDPGAIQFLDYEEIPLSPEAACVGLEIRVVGNDSGEKVSILAGTLARLDRDAPHYKKDGYNDFNTFYMQAASGTKGGSSGSPVIDWQGRAVALNAGSKSSSASAFFLPLERVVRALGFLQKGSDSYVNKWEAVTIPRGTLQVTFLHKGFDETRRLGLQSETEQVVRHASPPGETGMLVVDSVVPGGPAHKHLEPGDVLVRVNGEVITQFLKLETLLDDSVNQNIELQTERGGTSLTVNLVVQDLHSITPDYFLEVSGAVIHPLSYQQARNFRFHCGLVYVTEPGYMLFRAGVPRHAIIKKFAGEEISCLEELIAILFKLSRGARVPLEYISYMDRHRRKSVLVTIDRHEWYAPPQIYTRVDSTGLWMAKPAFQPDSLLLSSCINDAGSLAVQMFSVSGEANGMEDLHQSNNQELTDGVTSMETNCEDTCDETRPRDDSVGTKKRRVEDELSANTNIVADCSLLDTREVKLEDSNTLQNAVLRDFQGATATTANASFSERVIEPTLVMFEVHVPPSCMLDGVHSQHFFGTGVIIYHSQSMGLVAVDKNTVAISSSDVMLSFAAFPIEIPGEVVFLHPVHNYALVAYDPSALGDSGFSVVRAAELLPEPALRRGDSVYLVGLSRSLQATSRKSIVTNPCAALNIGSADCPRYRATNMEVIELDTDFGSTFSGALTDEHGRVQAIWGSFSTQLKFGCNTSEDHQFVRGIPISTISQVLDKIISGAKGPPLLINGVRRPMPLVRILEVELYPTLLSKARSFGLSDDWVQALVKKDPIRRQVLRVKGCLAGSQAETLLEQGDMVLAIDKEPVTCFHDIETACQALDKCDNTDGKLNLTIFRQGREIDILVGTDVRDGIGTTRVINWCGCIVQDPHPAVRALGFLPEEGHGVYVARWCHGSPVHRYGLYALQWIVEINGKPTPDLEAFVNVTKELEHGEFVRVRTVHLNGKPRVLTLKQDLHYWPTWELRFNPETAMWRRKTIKALGCNTV